Proteins found in one Enterococcus sp. 9D6_DIV0238 genomic segment:
- a CDS encoding DEAD/DEAH box helicase, whose amino-acid sequence MIKNKFTDFPLEEEIRKAVSDLGYRYPTIVQQAVIPELLAGKDLLVQSQTGSGKTASFGIPLCEKVEWLENKPQALILEPTRELAQQVQEDLINIGRYKRVKTTAVYGKASFIKQKSELKQKSHIVVGTPGRVSDHILKGTLSLDKIRYVVIDEADEMLNMGFIEQVKEIIQALPKQRQTLLFSATMPEKIVELSQNYLSEPKMITVEATEKTVPKIQHAFLPVADEEKFAALEALTVVENPDSCIIFCNTQEKVDNTYDHLVDAGYPVGKIHGGMIQEDRFEVMDAFRNKRFRYLVATDVAARGIDIENITHVINMDAPYEKESYIHRVGRTGRAGKEGFALTFFTAKDQELKKEIEAYGGFKMNQISLPNAKQVARSRGAFKKKITTKQVLQSPKGKALEQDIMKLYFNGGKKKKLRALDFVGTLTSIEGITAEDIGIITIQENVTYIDILNGKGSIILQAMKDRTIKGKQLKVHKARKK is encoded by the coding sequence ATGATAAAAAATAAGTTTACAGATTTTCCATTAGAAGAAGAAATAAGAAAAGCAGTGTCTGATTTAGGCTATAGATACCCAACGATCGTCCAACAAGCGGTGATTCCAGAGCTTCTGGCTGGAAAAGATTTGCTTGTTCAGTCGCAGACTGGCAGTGGGAAAACTGCTAGTTTTGGTATTCCCTTATGTGAAAAAGTTGAGTGGCTTGAAAACAAACCACAGGCTTTGATTCTCGAACCAACAAGAGAGTTGGCCCAACAAGTCCAAGAAGATTTAATCAATATTGGACGGTACAAGCGAGTAAAAACAACAGCAGTATATGGTAAAGCATCATTTATCAAGCAAAAGTCAGAGCTCAAACAAAAAAGCCATATTGTGGTTGGAACACCAGGTCGTGTATCTGATCATATTTTGAAAGGTACGTTGTCCCTTGACAAGATCCGCTATGTAGTGATCGATGAAGCGGATGAAATGCTGAATATGGGGTTTATCGAACAAGTCAAGGAGATCATTCAGGCTTTGCCGAAGCAAAGACAAACATTATTGTTTTCTGCAACAATGCCTGAAAAAATCGTAGAATTGAGTCAAAACTATTTATCAGAACCGAAAATGATAACAGTCGAAGCAACTGAAAAGACCGTCCCAAAAATCCAACATGCATTTTTACCAGTTGCTGATGAGGAAAAATTTGCTGCATTAGAAGCACTGACAGTTGTTGAAAATCCTGACTCATGTATCATTTTTTGTAACACGCAAGAGAAAGTAGATAATACTTACGATCATCTCGTCGACGCTGGCTACCCTGTTGGTAAAATTCATGGGGGAATGATCCAAGAAGATCGTTTTGAAGTGATGGATGCCTTTAGAAATAAGCGGTTTCGTTACTTGGTGGCAACAGACGTTGCAGCAAGAGGGATCGATATTGAGAATATCACTCATGTGATCAATATGGATGCTCCTTATGAAAAAGAAAGTTACATTCATCGAGTGGGGAGAACAGGACGAGCAGGTAAGGAGGGATTTGCGTTAACCTTTTTCACAGCAAAAGATCAAGAACTGAAAAAAGAAATAGAAGCATACGGTGGGTTTAAAATGAACCAGATAAGTCTACCAAATGCGAAACAAGTCGCACGCAGCCGAGGAGCATTTAAGAAGAAAATCACTACTAAGCAAGTGCTGCAATCGCCAAAAGGTAAAGCATTAGAGCAGGATATCATGAAACTTTATTTTAACGGTGGGAAAAAGAAAAAATTACGCGCATTGGACTTTGTAGGAACTCTTACTTCAATCGAAGGAATCACTGCTGAAGATATCGGCATCATCACAATTCAAGAGAATGTGACCTATATTGATATCTTAAATGGGAAAGGTAGCATTATCCTTCAAGCAATGAAAGATCGAACGATCAAAGGGAAGCAACTCAAGGTTCACAAAGCAAGAAAGAAATAA
- a CDS encoding penicillin-binding transpeptidase domain-containing protein: MKKIKEFFNSRNLSTLKNRKRVGVIVLFLIILIFLLFTIRLSYIVITGKVAGNSLAEKTKELYEVHETLEAKRGSIFDKDGNVLVEDSSAFSLYAILDKNYTDLDGKKLYVQEKDWNTIADIFQKVVGIDKDMTLKQLKPSVNEDGEPITTVEFGTNGKNLNFETKRQIQEALDDQKISGIYFKEEKKRSYQVGNFASYFIGYTQQDDLGNEQGVMGIEEAYNDQLAGKNGSRSYEKNSSLGDVKPGSVKETKRENGSDIYTTLDSNLQFYLEELMDNVVNTYQPEHVTATLMEAKTGNILATSQRPSFELDTRKGLDGPNPRWTNILLEEVYEPGSTMKSMMVASALQEHKFDENEQFTSGKIKVDDTTISDWNNGVGEGNMTFRQGLAWSSNVGMVTLQERMPELWQDYLTKFGFGQSTNFGLSGEAAGEIQNKTTVDRAMTSYGQGISVTHLQMLQAYTAIANNGQMLKPNIISRVVSSNGEEKLVEPQVTGTPISSETASKVLEYMKDVTTDPKYGMGKEYAIDGLNVSAKTGTAEFFENGIYQKQDYLHSVVTITPTEDPKYIFYMTLKRPVLNGTSANTIISEVANSLVKRAMVAQK; encoded by the coding sequence ATGAAAAAAATCAAAGAATTCTTCAATAGTCGTAACCTTTCAACACTAAAAAACCGAAAACGAGTAGGTGTGATCGTTTTATTTTTGATCATTTTGATCTTTTTATTATTTACCATTCGTTTGTCTTATATTGTGATCACTGGCAAAGTTGCAGGAAATTCTTTGGCTGAGAAAACGAAAGAACTTTATGAAGTACACGAAACACTAGAGGCAAAAAGAGGATCGATTTTTGATAAAGATGGGAATGTATTAGTCGAAGATTCCAGTGCTTTTTCTCTCTATGCAATTTTAGATAAAAATTATACAGATTTAGATGGTAAAAAGCTTTATGTACAAGAAAAAGATTGGAATACCATTGCTGACATTTTTCAAAAAGTGGTAGGAATCGATAAAGATATGACATTAAAACAGTTAAAACCCAGTGTGAACGAGGACGGAGAACCAATCACTACAGTGGAATTTGGTACAAATGGCAAAAATTTGAACTTTGAAACGAAACGACAAATTCAAGAAGCATTAGATGATCAAAAGATTTCAGGAATTTATTTTAAAGAAGAGAAAAAACGGAGCTATCAGGTTGGCAATTTTGCTTCATACTTTATTGGCTACACGCAACAAGATGATCTGGGAAATGAGCAAGGTGTAATGGGGATCGAAGAAGCTTATAATGATCAACTCGCTGGTAAAAACGGTTCAAGAAGCTATGAAAAAAATTCTTCCCTCGGCGATGTAAAGCCAGGAAGTGTAAAAGAAACCAAACGGGAAAATGGCAGTGATATTTACACAACATTAGATAGCAATCTTCAATTCTATTTAGAAGAACTCATGGATAATGTTGTGAATACTTATCAGCCTGAACATGTGACGGCAACACTTATGGAAGCTAAAACAGGGAATATTTTAGCGACATCACAGCGTCCCTCTTTTGAACTAGATACAAGAAAAGGACTGGATGGCCCTAATCCGCGTTGGACCAATATTTTGTTGGAGGAAGTTTACGAACCAGGGTCGACCATGAAAAGTATGATGGTCGCCAGTGCTTTACAAGAACATAAATTTGATGAAAATGAACAGTTTACTTCGGGCAAAATCAAGGTGGATGATACCACCATCAGTGATTGGAATAATGGTGTGGGCGAAGGGAATATGACATTTAGGCAAGGGCTAGCGTGGTCAAGTAATGTTGGGATGGTCACACTTCAAGAACGAATGCCGGAACTGTGGCAAGACTATTTAACGAAGTTTGGTTTTGGACAGTCGACTAATTTTGGTTTATCTGGTGAAGCCGCTGGAGAGATACAGAATAAAACGACTGTCGATAGAGCAATGACTTCTTATGGGCAAGGAATTTCCGTTACTCATCTGCAGATGCTACAGGCCTACACAGCGATTGCTAACAATGGACAAATGTTGAAACCAAATATCATCAGTCGTGTTGTTTCTTCAAATGGGGAAGAAAAGCTGGTCGAGCCTCAAGTGACAGGCACACCGATTTCAAGTGAAACAGCCTCAAAAGTATTGGAATACATGAAAGATGTAACGACAGATCCTAAATATGGCATGGGAAAAGAATATGCCATAGATGGTCTAAATGTATCTGCTAAAACAGGAACGGCGGAGTTTTTTGAAAACGGCATATATCAGAAACAAGATTATTTGCATTCTGTTGTGACGATCACACCGACGGAAGATCCTAAATATATTTTTTATATGACACTAAAAAGACCAGTATTAAATGGGACTTCAGCAAATACCATTATTTCGGAAGTAGCCAATAGTTTAGTCAAACGGGCAATGGTTGCCCAGAAATAA
- the efbA gene encoding fibronectin-binding protein EfbA yields the protein MSFDGVFTHTMVSELSDTLVTGRISKIHQPYENEIVLVIRSKGKNHKLLLSAHPSYARIQLTDIAYANPDTPPNFVMMLRKFLEGAILEQIHQVDNDRVVHFTFTKRDELGDLQNIVLIVELMGRHSTIILMNKENGKILDAIKHIGSSQNSYRSLLPGVDYIDPPKQESQNPFSASKEKVFAILSQASVLDGKYLQSQFQGLGRDTADELAHRLNERPNEKMLVWEAFWFDLLSKTTPTLTITEKKEYFTPLPFKSLEGTQTTYRTLSELLDAFYGGKAEKDRVKQQGGELIHKLDNELKRNQTKILKLQQTLADTELAENYRRDGELLTTFMAQVPKGAEFVELPNYYEEDKPLKIKLNPALSPNQNAQKYFQKYQKLKNAVKIVHSQIEQATQEVGYLESVLAQLEIAGPMDIDLIREELIEQGYIKKRAAKKQKQSKQSKPEEFYSSDGPLILVGRNNLQNDQLTLRSAKKTDIWLHAKDIPGSHVIIKDNDPSETTLLEAAMLAAYYSKYRLSAQVPVDYVQVKYVHKPNGAKPGYVIYENQKTLYVTPEEDSIRKLKENKSS from the coding sequence ATGTCATTTGATGGCGTATTTACACATACCATGGTTTCGGAATTATCTGATACCTTAGTAACAGGCCGAATTTCTAAAATTCATCAGCCTTATGAAAATGAAATTGTTTTAGTTATACGATCAAAAGGAAAAAATCATAAATTACTTTTATCTGCTCATCCGAGTTATGCGCGAATCCAGCTGACAGACATTGCTTATGCAAATCCTGATACACCGCCTAATTTCGTGATGATGCTGCGTAAGTTTTTGGAAGGAGCGATTTTAGAACAGATCCATCAAGTCGATAACGATCGAGTCGTCCATTTTACTTTTACAAAAAGAGATGAACTAGGTGATTTACAAAATATTGTACTGATCGTTGAATTGATGGGTAGACACAGCACGATCATTTTAATGAATAAAGAAAATGGAAAAATCCTGGATGCAATCAAGCATATCGGCAGTTCACAGAATAGCTATCGTTCCTTACTTCCTGGTGTTGACTATATCGATCCGCCCAAACAGGAATCTCAGAATCCTTTTTCCGCAAGTAAAGAAAAAGTGTTTGCGATTTTATCCCAAGCTTCTGTTTTAGATGGTAAATATCTTCAGTCTCAATTTCAAGGCTTAGGCAGAGATACAGCAGATGAGCTTGCCCATCGATTAAATGAACGGCCAAATGAAAAAATGCTTGTTTGGGAAGCCTTCTGGTTCGATCTTTTAAGTAAGACCACCCCTACTTTGACGATAACTGAGAAAAAAGAGTACTTTACTCCTCTGCCGTTTAAGTCACTTGAAGGAACACAAACGACTTATCGAACCTTAAGTGAATTACTTGATGCTTTTTACGGTGGTAAAGCTGAGAAGGATCGTGTAAAACAGCAAGGTGGAGAACTGATCCACAAACTCGATAATGAGCTGAAACGCAATCAAACAAAAATTCTAAAGCTTCAACAAACATTGGCTGATACTGAACTTGCTGAGAACTACCGCCGAGATGGTGAACTTTTGACGACTTTCATGGCACAAGTTCCTAAAGGAGCTGAATTTGTCGAATTGCCGAATTATTACGAGGAAGACAAGCCATTAAAAATAAAATTGAATCCTGCTTTAAGCCCTAATCAAAATGCCCAAAAATATTTCCAAAAATACCAAAAACTTAAAAACGCCGTTAAAATCGTTCACAGTCAAATTGAACAGGCTACACAAGAAGTCGGTTATTTGGAGTCCGTTTTAGCTCAGTTGGAAATCGCAGGCCCCATGGATATTGATTTGATTCGTGAAGAATTGATTGAACAAGGCTATATCAAAAAACGCGCCGCTAAAAAACAAAAGCAGTCTAAGCAAAGCAAACCAGAAGAATTCTATTCTAGTGATGGTCCATTGATTTTAGTTGGACGTAATAATCTGCAAAACGATCAATTGACTCTCCGTTCTGCTAAAAAAACTGATATTTGGCTACATGCAAAAGATATTCCCGGTTCACACGTGATCATCAAGGATAACGATCCATCTGAAACCACATTACTTGAAGCTGCAATGTTAGCTGCATACTACTCTAAATATCGTTTATCAGCTCAAGTCCCTGTGGATTATGTTCAGGTGAAATACGTGCATAAACCGAATGGTGCTAAACCAGGGTATGTCATATATGAAAATCAAAAAACACTCTATGTTACACCAGAAGAAGATTCAATAAGAAAATTGAAAGAAAACAAAAGTAGTTGA
- a CDS encoding radical SAM protein — protein sequence MVKRLISASYSDVAKMTAQELKQSIKASEGRTILSENVVAASPQAGDISNAEVAAAFGADLILLNLFDCFNPVVQGIPGMSLEEVMNYWQHPEENQINPIPILKKLIGRPVGVNLEPVDESSQMFSEKLTIAKGRTSSKETIQRAEEMGVDFICLTGNPGTGVTNAEIAKAVKIAKENFSGLIIAGKMHSAGSDEPVVSTEAVEAYAKAGADILLLPAVGTVQGFSEEDMKAAIAIAKKYDLLTMSAIGTSQESASKETIRQIALLNKICGVDIQHIGDAGYGGLAPAENIYEMSLAIRGMRHTINRMARSVNR from the coding sequence ATGGTAAAAAGATTGATCAGTGCAAGCTACAGTGATGTTGCTAAGATGACTGCTCAGGAACTAAAACAGTCCATCAAAGCAAGTGAAGGGCGGACGATCCTTTCAGAGAATGTCGTAGCTGCATCACCACAGGCAGGAGATATCAGTAATGCAGAGGTAGCAGCGGCTTTTGGTGCCGATTTGATTCTACTGAATTTATTTGATTGTTTTAATCCAGTCGTACAAGGGATTCCAGGGATGTCCCTTGAAGAGGTAATGAACTACTGGCAGCATCCAGAAGAAAATCAGATCAACCCAATTCCGATCTTGAAAAAATTGATCGGGCGTCCAGTGGGTGTGAATTTAGAGCCTGTAGACGAATCTTCTCAAATGTTTAGCGAAAAACTGACGATTGCAAAAGGGCGTACAAGCTCTAAAGAAACGATTCAGCGAGCAGAAGAGATGGGCGTTGATTTTATCTGTTTAACAGGAAATCCTGGAACAGGTGTGACAAATGCTGAAATTGCTAAAGCAGTAAAAATAGCGAAGGAAAATTTTTCTGGGTTGATCATTGCTGGGAAAATGCACAGTGCTGGTTCAGATGAACCAGTTGTTTCTACCGAAGCAGTTGAAGCTTACGCTAAAGCAGGGGCAGATATTCTACTATTACCGGCGGTTGGAACGGTTCAAGGATTCTCTGAAGAAGATATGAAGGCAGCGATCGCTATTGCCAAAAAATACGATCTATTGACAATGTCAGCGATTGGTACGAGTCAAGAAAGTGCTAGTAAAGAAACGATTCGTCAAATCGCTTTGCTGAATAAGATCTGTGGAGTAGACATCCAACACATCGGAGACGCTGGATATGGAGGATTAGCTCCAGCTGAAAATATTTACGAAATGTCATTGGCGATTCGAGGAATGCGCCATACGATCAATCGTATGGCTCGTTCAGTCAATCGATAG
- a CDS encoding 5-methyltetrahydropteroyltriglutamate--homocysteine S-methyltransferase translates to MTNNKQKIPFRYDIVGSFLRTEPLKEARQAFADGTISKEKLTEIEDQEIIKLIEKQKAAGLSAVTDGEFRRRWWHLDFIAGLNGITVFDFETTAFGITTEAQGTFVSGPLSFSQDHPFLDHFRFTQRHAAPLLAKQTIPGPNMIFLDSLILSKQYNENPIYDSLAAFKQDLIKTYQDAIQAFYDAGCRYLQLDDTSWGGLFDDRFREMIKANGLNPDQLLQDFQEVTEQALAKKPADLAVTFHFCKGNFQSHWLYNGSYETIAKNLFSIHAFDGFFLEYDDERSGGFEPLEKLHDQRIVLGLITTKTGNLESSEAIIARIKEASQYVPLEQICLSPQCGFASTHEGNHLTEEEQWEKIALVKTIAETVWTDA, encoded by the coding sequence ATGACAAACAACAAACAAAAAATCCCTTTTCGCTATGATATCGTTGGTAGTTTTTTACGTACAGAGCCTTTGAAAGAAGCTCGTCAAGCTTTTGCTGACGGAACGATCTCAAAAGAAAAGCTAACTGAAATCGAAGATCAAGAGATCATCAAATTGATAGAAAAACAAAAAGCAGCAGGGCTTTCAGCTGTAACAGACGGTGAATTTCGTCGTCGCTGGTGGCATTTAGATTTTATTGCAGGGTTGAACGGGATCACTGTTTTTGATTTTGAAACAACTGCTTTTGGAATTACCACTGAAGCTCAAGGGACATTTGTCAGTGGTCCGCTCTCTTTTTCGCAAGACCACCCGTTTCTTGATCATTTTCGTTTTACTCAACGCCATGCAGCACCACTTCTGGCTAAACAAACGATCCCTGGCCCGAATATGATTTTTCTAGACTCATTGATCTTATCCAAACAATATAATGAAAATCCGATCTATGATTCTTTGGCTGCATTCAAACAAGACTTGATCAAAACGTATCAAGATGCGATCCAAGCGTTCTATGATGCAGGCTGTCGATACTTGCAATTGGATGATACCAGTTGGGGCGGGTTGTTTGATGATCGTTTCCGTGAAATGATCAAAGCAAATGGCTTGAATCCAGACCAATTGCTTCAGGATTTTCAGGAAGTAACAGAACAAGCATTAGCTAAAAAGCCAGCCGATTTAGCTGTTACCTTCCATTTTTGTAAAGGGAACTTTCAGTCTCATTGGTTATATAATGGCTCTTATGAAACAATTGCCAAAAACCTCTTTTCGATCCATGCATTCGATGGTTTCTTTTTAGAGTATGACGATGAGCGTTCTGGCGGATTTGAACCATTAGAAAAATTACACGATCAGCGAATCGTTTTAGGCTTGATCACAACAAAAACAGGAAACTTAGAAAGTTCTGAGGCGATTATTGCTCGAATCAAAGAAGCAAGCCAATATGTACCTTTAGAGCAAATTTGCTTGTCTCCGCAATGCGGTTTCGCGTCCACCCACGAAGGAAATCATTTAACAGAAGAAGAGCAGTGGGAAAAAATCGCGCTTGTTAAAACAATCGCTGAAACTGTTTGGACAGATGCATAA
- a CDS encoding phosphoenolpyruvate carboxykinase (ATP), whose amino-acid sequence MSSVEKLSVDQITKENPLLSNFRSIIETSFYRNNVHKVTRLSDCYTLAKKASGTIVTDIPVYQPEKLELPADAMVLVSNDGKIVGRSAMARRIIGDPEVDTAFYSGLLREAIYQSSQKDCYHSEVYVGLSADFMIKCHLQLPKGFEHSLYAYLLNFQSTTSAYHTQYTASAHYEEGDIYVYADPTWVHPDFPDGLVLIDHKHNVAAVLGLRYFGELKKATLTLAWAIAHRNGFIACHGGLKQYNLVEKKYTMAVFGLSGSGKSTITLADHQNQHDVTVLHDDAFIISKKNGTTTALEPAYFDKTQDYPMKDPSINFFLTGHNIGVTLNEQHQKVLVTEDIRNNNGRTIKSRYATPNRKDHLPEKLDAVYWIMKDDSLPPIVKIDDPVLAAIFGLTLATKRSTAENVLPETDLDRLVIEPFANPFRAYPLTEDYHDFKELFEQQTVDCYVLNTGYFNGQKISPQQTLSCIEAVINNTETFLPFGPLSSMSYAPTDSLLPDFHDPNYLVKIQDSLNYRLDFIQQQKNERQDDPVLPNEIELFIQKLINELEAAKATISE is encoded by the coding sequence ATGAGTTCTGTAGAAAAGTTGAGCGTCGATCAGATTACGAAAGAAAATCCACTTTTATCCAATTTTCGAAGCATCATTGAAACAAGTTTTTACAGGAATAACGTTCATAAAGTGACTCGATTAAGCGACTGTTATACCTTAGCAAAAAAGGCTTCGGGCACAATTGTCACTGATATTCCAGTCTATCAGCCAGAAAAACTCGAATTACCAGCCGATGCAATGGTCCTAGTCTCAAACGATGGAAAAATAGTCGGCAGAAGTGCGATGGCCAGAAGAATTATCGGTGATCCTGAGGTGGACACTGCCTTTTATAGCGGACTTTTACGTGAAGCAATCTATCAGAGTTCTCAAAAAGATTGTTATCATAGCGAGGTTTATGTCGGACTTTCAGCAGATTTCATGATCAAATGCCACCTTCAACTTCCAAAAGGCTTTGAACACAGTCTTTATGCCTATCTCTTAAATTTCCAATCCACAACGAGTGCTTACCATACGCAATACACTGCTTCGGCTCATTATGAGGAAGGAGATATTTATGTTTATGCCGATCCTACATGGGTGCACCCGGATTTTCCAGATGGTCTAGTATTGATCGATCACAAGCACAATGTTGCTGCTGTTTTGGGACTGCGCTATTTTGGAGAATTGAAAAAGGCTACTTTAACATTAGCTTGGGCGATCGCACATCGAAATGGCTTCATTGCTTGTCATGGTGGGCTAAAACAATATAACTTAGTTGAAAAAAAATATACTATGGCTGTTTTTGGTTTATCAGGTTCAGGTAAATCAACGATTACTTTAGCCGACCATCAAAATCAGCATGATGTGACCGTTCTTCATGATGATGCTTTTATCATATCTAAAAAGAATGGCACCACTACTGCCTTAGAGCCTGCCTATTTCGATAAAACACAAGACTATCCAATGAAAGATCCAAGTATAAACTTTTTTTTAACTGGTCACAATATTGGTGTTACTCTAAATGAACAGCACCAAAAAGTTCTAGTGACTGAAGATATTAGAAACAATAACGGTCGAACAATCAAATCACGGTATGCCACGCCTAATAGAAAGGATCATCTGCCAGAAAAGCTGGATGCTGTTTATTGGATCATGAAAGATGACAGCTTACCGCCGATCGTCAAGATCGATGATCCTGTGTTAGCTGCAATCTTTGGTTTGACCCTAGCGACCAAACGATCGACAGCCGAGAATGTCTTACCTGAGACAGACTTAGATCGATTGGTTATTGAGCCTTTTGCGAATCCTTTCCGTGCTTATCCATTAACAGAAGATTATCATGATTTCAAGGAATTGTTTGAACAGCAAACGGTCGACTGTTACGTTTTAAATACTGGCTATTTTAATGGACAAAAAATCAGCCCGCAGCAAACATTATCCTGCATCGAAGCCGTGATAAACAATACAGAGACATTTCTCCCTTTTGGTCCATTATCTTCAATGAGTTATGCACCAACAGATTCATTGCTTCCTGATTTTCATGATCCAAATTATTTAGTAAAAATCCAAGATAGTTTAAACTATAGGCTTGATTTCATTCAACAACAAAAAAACGAGCGACAAGACGATCCTGTCCTTCCAAATGAAATCGAGTTGTTCATACAGAAATTAATAAACGAGTTAGAAGCTGCCAAAGCAACGATCAGTGAATGA
- a CDS encoding GNAT family N-acetyltransferase — MSTESSFNQNSLKKVRINESIRLSPFDKFRNEALKWYQDPENMRNIVGIETIYSKEQIKQMYHWQNEHGFLYYIEYRDGDCFQTIGDVWLAEDDYAIVIDQAFQNRHIGRMVTKYFIYKAKKLGRERITVSEIFNWNEPSQKMFTHLNFYPYKKQKDSWSYRKRLKNQHLRKKKIQFNVF; from the coding sequence ATGTCTACTGAGTCCTCTTTCAATCAAAATAGCCTAAAAAAAGTCCGTATAAATGAATCGATCCGGCTAAGTCCTTTTGATAAATTTAGAAATGAAGCATTGAAATGGTATCAAGATCCGGAAAATATGCGTAATATCGTAGGAATAGAAACGATTTACAGTAAAGAGCAGATAAAGCAAATGTATCATTGGCAAAATGAGCATGGATTTCTTTACTACATTGAATATCGTGATGGCGATTGCTTTCAAACGATCGGAGATGTCTGGCTGGCAGAGGATGATTATGCAATTGTCATCGATCAGGCATTTCAAAATCGTCATATCGGTCGTATGGTTACCAAATACTTTATCTATAAAGCAAAAAAACTTGGTAGAGAACGAATCACGGTAAGTGAGATTTTCAACTGGAATGAACCGTCGCAAAAAATGTTCACCCATTTAAACTTTTATCCATACAAGAAACAAAAGGATAGTTGGAGCTATCGAAAGCGCCTGAAAAATCAGCATTTACGAAAAAAAAAAATTCAATTTAACGTTTTTTGA
- the trpX gene encoding tryptophan ABC transporter substrate-binding protein: protein MRKNRLSFVVAAIIIFLIGSFFIEKRETQKEKLPTVGVLQFVSHPALDQIYKGIQAGLKEEGYEDGKNMTLVFQNGQADQSKLATMSQQLVQEKKSDVLIGIATPAAQALANTTSERPIILGAITDPVSAGLVKSNEKPGGNITGVSDKSPVDAQFDLIAKLVPNNKKVGILYASSEENSKYQVEEAKKVAEKKGMTVKTYAVPSSNEIAQTVQVMASEVDMIYIPTDNTIANAMQTVVNEADKAKVPIFPSVDTMVEQGGVATVGINQFDLGVQTGKMAAAILSGKSQPATTPIYTFDSGDIIINQKQADKLGIKIPENIREKAKIVE, encoded by the coding sequence ATGAGAAAAAATCGTTTATCATTTGTAGTAGCTGCCATTATTATCTTTTTGATTGGGTCATTTTTTATAGAAAAAAGAGAAACGCAAAAAGAAAAATTACCTACAGTTGGTGTGCTTCAATTTGTGAGCCATCCTGCATTAGACCAAATTTATAAAGGTATCCAAGCGGGACTGAAAGAAGAAGGTTATGAAGATGGCAAAAATATGACATTGGTTTTTCAAAACGGACAAGCTGATCAAAGTAAACTTGCGACAATGAGTCAACAGCTAGTGCAGGAGAAAAAATCAGATGTCCTGATCGGCATAGCGACACCAGCCGCACAAGCATTGGCAAATACAACTTCTGAGCGTCCGATCATTCTGGGAGCGATCACTGATCCAGTGAGTGCAGGTTTGGTCAAAAGCAATGAAAAACCAGGAGGGAATATTACAGGTGTCAGTGATAAGTCTCCTGTTGATGCTCAGTTTGACTTGATCGCAAAATTAGTGCCGAACAATAAAAAAGTAGGTATCTTATACGCTTCATCCGAAGAAAACTCTAAATACCAAGTCGAGGAAGCAAAGAAAGTTGCAGAGAAAAAAGGCATGACAGTCAAAACATATGCTGTGCCATCAAGTAATGAAATTGCGCAAACGGTTCAAGTGATGGCTAGTGAAGTGGATATGATCTATATTCCGACAGATAACACAATTGCTAATGCGATGCAAACCGTTGTGAATGAAGCAGACAAAGCGAAAGTGCCGATTTTCCCTTCTGTGGATACAATGGTCGAACAAGGAGGAGTCGCGACTGTAGGAATCAATCAATTTGATCTTGGTGTTCAAACTGGGAAAATGGCAGCTGCGATTCTTTCAGGAAAATCACAGCCGGCAACGACGCCGATTTATACTTTTGATTCAGGTGATATCATTATCAACCAAAAACAAGCAGACAAATTAGGAATCAAAATTCCTGAAAACATTCGAGAAAAAGCTAAAATCGTAGAATAG